A single Pseudomonas putida DNA region contains:
- a CDS encoding acyl-CoA thioesterase translates to MSTPAEKLAAIFALTEVEANVFRGESQDLRLPQLFGGQVLGQASMAMTRTVLADKRLHSLHGYFVRAGRANAPVMYEVETVQDGRSFCRRRLTAWQDGKVIFVGDGSFHVVEEGMHHQRDAPVVPPPETLPTELELLAGDIDLMAEIRSRYEVADAIEIRPVEPIDPSSPIRHAPNKSFWFRFGKIDTQDAEVHRSLLGYASDTALLITSLLPHGVSDMQRDMRVASLDHAIWFHAHCAVDEWLLYVTDSPWSGAGRGLARGSIFDRHGRLVASVAQEGLIRKL, encoded by the coding sequence ATGAGCACACCGGCAGAGAAATTAGCCGCCATTTTCGCGTTGACGGAGGTGGAGGCCAATGTTTTTAGAGGCGAGAGTCAAGACCTGAGGTTACCTCAGCTCTTTGGGGGGCAGGTTTTGGGGCAGGCTTCAATGGCCATGACGCGAACCGTGCTGGCGGATAAGCGACTGCATTCTCTCCACGGCTATTTTGTTCGTGCCGGGCGTGCCAATGCGCCTGTGATGTACGAAGTTGAAACTGTCCAGGATGGTCGAAGCTTCTGCCGCAGGCGTCTGACAGCCTGGCAAGACGGCAAGGTTATTTTCGTGGGGGATGGCTCGTTTCATGTCGTAGAGGAGGGGATGCATCATCAGCGTGATGCCCCTGTGGTTCCGCCCCCGGAAACATTACCGACAGAGCTTGAGCTACTAGCGGGCGACATTGATCTGATGGCTGAAATCCGGTCTCGTTACGAGGTGGCAGATGCCATTGAGATTCGCCCGGTTGAGCCAATTGATCCCAGCAGCCCGATTAGGCATGCGCCAAATAAAAGCTTCTGGTTCCGATTCGGTAAAATCGATACTCAAGACGCGGAAGTGCATCGCAGTCTCTTGGGTTACGCCAGTGACACTGCATTGCTGATCACGTCGCTGCTGCCCCATGGTGTATCGGATATGCAACGAGACATGCGGGTAGCGAGCCTTGATCACGCCATCTGGTTCCATGCGCATTGCGCTGTGGACGAATGGCTCCTGTATGTCACAGATAGTCCGTGGAGTGGTGCCGGAAGGGGCCTTGCACGGGGCTCGATATTTGATCGTCATGGTCGATTAGTCGCGTCAGTGGCACAAGAGGGGCTTATTCGCAAACTCTAG
- a CDS encoding enoyl-CoA hydratase/isomerase family protein — translation MAIEFEKQGRVALVTINRPQAMNAIDLNTHLAFREIWARINQDDDIHVVVLTGAGAKAFCSGADIGTFLPYLRERAVKEIDDGDFCGINRGSPTTKPIIAAINGLAYAGGLEIALACDLRISVDYAKFALPEPRWGVIAGAGGVTRLSRVIPSALATQMVLTGEPISSERALAEGLVSELTTSENLLARALEIAHSIIRNGPLAVRASLQVIRRGADCGLDAALELERTAFRRILLSEDFKEGIAAFTEKREPVYKAQ, via the coding sequence ATGGCAATCGAATTTGAAAAACAAGGTCGCGTGGCATTGGTGACTATCAATCGTCCGCAGGCGATGAATGCCATCGATCTGAACACGCATTTAGCCTTCCGGGAGATCTGGGCAAGGATCAACCAGGATGACGACATTCATGTGGTCGTGCTCACAGGCGCCGGTGCCAAGGCATTCTGCTCAGGTGCAGACATAGGGACTTTCCTGCCATACCTGCGGGAACGAGCGGTGAAAGAAATCGATGACGGCGATTTCTGCGGTATCAACCGAGGCTCGCCGACGACTAAACCGATTATCGCTGCCATTAACGGTCTGGCTTATGCGGGAGGGCTTGAAATTGCCCTGGCCTGCGACCTGCGCATTAGCGTGGACTATGCGAAGTTCGCACTACCTGAGCCTCGCTGGGGTGTGATCGCTGGTGCGGGCGGCGTTACTCGCTTGTCGAGGGTCATCCCTAGTGCGTTGGCAACTCAGATGGTGCTGACTGGCGAGCCCATATCGTCTGAGCGAGCACTGGCAGAAGGTCTGGTCAGCGAGCTCACCACCTCGGAAAATCTCTTGGCTCGGGCCTTGGAGATTGCTCACAGCATCATCAGAAATGGGCCCTTGGCTGTTCGCGCGTCTCTGCAGGTGATCCGCCGCGGCGCTGACTGCGGTTTGGACGCTGCGCTGGAATTGGAGCGTACAGCGTTCCGCCGAATTCTTCTGAGTGAAGATTTCAAGGAAGGCATTGCTGCTTTCACAGAAAAGCGTGAGCCCGTTTATAAGGCGCAATGA
- a CDS encoding class I adenylate-forming enzyme family protein — MSSRMLLGGHITHNAKRFPDKVALIDKAGRTTYAEFETGANQVGHALLAKGVGHGDKVAFLASSSRQWVEAFYGVVKIGAVAVPLNYRETPEQILMMLEDSGSKILFVSEQHVEAFGSVLESVALPVVQLESLDAFKGQESILPLTTDALSEHDPAVILYTGGTTGRSKGVLLSHSNLFWNSLNEIIDTDMEEGDNTLIATPLHHSAALNCWLLPHLYLGATATLLEKYATEDVLRVIDRERVTNTFMPPSLAREFVLHPLARELDVSSMTRWYVGSGILTANDRSAMKACIPGVKIFYQYGLTEAGPIATVLKEEDYDRARGSIGRAFQNVEVAIVDDQGNVAPPGEIGEIVLRGPTIMLGYHNRPDATADAIDQNGWLHTGDLAHMDANGFVYFYDRLKDMIKTGGLNVYSQEVEAVLAKHDHVREVAVIGLNNERWGEEVTAIIVLHEGASGNAEQLVAHAREHLASYQLPKRVEFIAYEEMPFNHNGKILKRELRQRFEPQG, encoded by the coding sequence ATGTCTAGCCGTATGTTGCTGGGTGGTCACATCACCCATAACGCCAAGCGCTTCCCTGACAAGGTCGCCCTCATCGACAAGGCGGGGCGCACGACCTATGCCGAGTTTGAAACCGGTGCAAATCAGGTTGGCCATGCACTTCTTGCCAAAGGGGTAGGCCATGGTGACAAGGTGGCGTTTCTTGCCAGCTCCAGCCGTCAGTGGGTAGAGGCGTTCTATGGTGTCGTCAAGATCGGCGCAGTAGCGGTTCCCTTGAATTACCGAGAGACGCCTGAACAGATCTTGATGATGCTCGAGGACAGTGGCTCGAAAATCTTGTTCGTGTCCGAGCAGCACGTCGAGGCTTTTGGCTCGGTGCTCGAGTCTGTGGCCCTGCCCGTCGTACAGCTCGAGTCGTTGGATGCCTTCAAGGGCCAGGAGAGCATCCTGCCGCTTACCACTGATGCCCTCAGCGAGCATGATCCTGCCGTGATTCTCTATACAGGTGGTACCACCGGTCGTTCCAAAGGGGTGCTGCTGAGTCACTCGAACCTTTTCTGGAACTCTCTGAACGAGATCATCGACACCGATATGGAGGAGGGCGACAACACGCTGATCGCCACCCCTTTGCATCATTCCGCAGCCCTAAACTGCTGGCTGCTACCGCACCTCTACCTCGGTGCTACCGCGACGCTGCTGGAGAAGTACGCGACCGAGGATGTCTTGCGCGTCATTGATAGGGAGCGTGTCACCAACACATTCATGCCACCGTCCCTAGCGCGCGAGTTCGTTCTTCATCCATTGGCGAGAGAGTTGGATGTCAGCTCGATGACTCGGTGGTATGTCGGCAGCGGCATTCTGACCGCGAATGACCGAAGCGCTATGAAGGCGTGCATTCCCGGTGTGAAGATTTTCTATCAATACGGTCTTACTGAGGCTGGCCCGATCGCCACGGTGTTGAAAGAGGAAGACTACGATCGCGCCCGCGGCTCCATCGGCCGAGCGTTCCAGAACGTGGAAGTGGCGATTGTCGATGACCAAGGTAACGTCGCACCCCCGGGTGAGATCGGTGAAATTGTACTGCGTGGGCCGACGATCATGCTCGGTTATCACAATCGTCCAGACGCCACCGCCGATGCGATTGATCAGAACGGCTGGCTGCATACGGGCGATCTCGCCCATATGGACGCGAACGGCTTCGTGTACTTCTACGATCGCTTGAAAGACATGATCAAGACCGGCGGGTTGAACGTCTACTCGCAGGAGGTCGAAGCGGTGCTCGCCAAGCATGATCACGTGCGCGAGGTCGCAGTAATCGGTTTGAACAATGAGCGTTGGGGAGAGGAAGTCACCGCGATCATCGTCCTGCATGAAGGGGCTTCCGGCAACGCGGAACAGCTTGTCGCCCATGCCCGTGAGCACCTGGCCAGTTACCAGTTGCCCAAGCGTGTCGAATTTATCGCTTACGAGGAGATGCCGTTCAATCACAACGGCAAAATTCTGAAGCGCGAGCTCCGTCAACGTTTTGAGCCCCAGGGCTGA
- a CDS encoding SDR family NAD(P)-dependent oxidoreductase has translation MFDLSLRLEEAIVLITGGGRGNGASLAHGFAAAGATVIVTDIDLQTASATAKTISDNGGKAHAFPLDICDEAACRSLADHVHREIGNITALINNAGLLFRAPFASDKSPEQWRRTLAVNVTGMFNTTHAFLPHLKATKGSILNIGSIHSFTSGLASLSSYVTSKGAVLQFTKALASELAADGIRVNGLAPGSFPTAMSEETRQDSSKLQAFLSHVPMGRTGEPHELVGPAVFLTSHLASYITGAMVPVDGGYLTR, from the coding sequence ATGTTCGACCTGTCACTGCGCCTTGAAGAAGCAATCGTGTTGATCACAGGAGGTGGGCGAGGAAATGGCGCGTCCCTGGCCCATGGCTTTGCAGCTGCGGGTGCTACCGTGATCGTAACCGATATCGATCTGCAAACTGCCTCAGCGACCGCCAAAACCATATCCGACAATGGTGGTAAGGCTCATGCCTTCCCCTTGGACATATGCGACGAGGCAGCCTGCCGCAGTCTGGCAGACCATGTTCACCGCGAAATCGGCAATATCACGGCGCTCATCAACAATGCAGGGCTACTGTTCCGCGCACCATTTGCCAGCGACAAGAGCCCCGAGCAGTGGCGTCGAACCCTTGCTGTAAACGTTACGGGCATGTTCAACACTACTCACGCATTTCTGCCTCATTTGAAAGCAACGAAAGGCTCCATTCTCAACATCGGCTCCATCCACAGCTTCACCTCCGGCCTAGCCTCCCTGTCGAGTTACGTGACCTCCAAGGGCGCTGTCTTGCAATTCACCAAAGCACTGGCATCCGAGCTCGCCGCTGACGGAATCCGCGTGAATGGGCTAGCACCTGGCTCTTTCCCGACAGCGATGTCAGAAGAGACCCGTCAAGATTCGAGCAAGCTTCAAGCTTTCCTCAGCCACGTCCCGATGGGACGCACTGGGGAGCCACATGAATTGGTTGGGCCGGCAGTGTTCTTGACCTCGCACCTGGCAAGCTATATTACTGGCGCGATGGTTCCTGTGGATGGTGGTTATCTGACCCGCTGA
- a CDS encoding TetR/AcrR family transcriptional regulator produces the protein MRPVGAKREVTELAIHTAGVDLIATYGYEAMTLRALAEQVGIKAASLYNYFSNKQEFLATVLKAVMRDLLMEFTEKVDLQPTTYQRFEAMVGVHLHFHTARRKEVFIGNMELRSLDEDNYRMVTRLRSEYERRVRQIIEDGVQEGIFNVSDCNLTTKALISMLTGICTWYQPGGKLGLEELARQHIELSLRMVGFKST, from the coding sequence ATGCGACCCGTAGGCGCGAAACGAGAAGTCACCGAATTAGCCATCCACACAGCCGGCGTGGACTTGATTGCCACCTATGGCTACGAGGCGATGACGCTTAGGGCACTTGCAGAGCAGGTGGGTATCAAGGCTGCCTCGCTCTACAACTACTTCAGCAACAAGCAAGAGTTCCTGGCCACCGTCCTCAAGGCCGTGATGCGCGACCTGCTGATGGAGTTCACCGAGAAGGTGGATCTTCAGCCCACTACGTACCAGCGTTTTGAAGCCATGGTAGGCGTGCATCTGCATTTTCATACCGCGCGCCGCAAAGAGGTTTTCATCGGTAACATGGAGCTTCGCAGCCTCGATGAGGACAATTACCGGATGGTGACCCGCCTTCGCTCCGAGTACGAGCGACGGGTTCGTCAGATCATCGAGGACGGGGTGCAAGAGGGTATTTTCAATGTATCGGACTGTAACCTGACGACCAAAGCCCTGATCTCCATGCTGACCGGTATTTGTACCTGGTATCAGCCTGGCGGAAAACTCGGGCTTGAAGAGCTCGCGCGACAGCATATCGAGCTGTCGCTAAGGATGGTCGGATTCAAGTCCACCTGA
- a CDS encoding hydroxymethylglutaryl-CoA lyase, producing MSDLPKKIWINEEGPREGFQIEATPIALNRKAELIEALAETGLKQIDCVSFVNPKRVPGMADADELAAAIRKKPGVRYTGLWLNQQGLERAYKSQLDIIGAIRVTASESFSVNNTNKNIQQTLDEQRAWLKSYAEHDVPVEWGYVMTAFGCNYEGYMPIPQVVRMVGEVLDLANEADVQLKGVYLADTVGWANPLMMEKTIGAVREKWPDLPLALHLHDTRGTGLANVYAALKLGVAKFDSSCAGLGGCPFAGHRGAAGNICTEDLVFMCEEMGIETGVDLDALIKVAHLAEDIFGRQLPGKVMHGGSLNRYKKT from the coding sequence ATGAGTGACCTCCCCAAGAAAATTTGGATCAATGAAGAAGGGCCTCGTGAAGGTTTTCAGATCGAGGCGACTCCCATCGCGCTTAACCGCAAGGCTGAGCTGATCGAAGCGCTCGCGGAAACCGGGCTGAAGCAGATCGATTGCGTTTCGTTCGTGAACCCCAAACGTGTTCCTGGGATGGCGGACGCCGATGAGTTGGCTGCCGCCATCCGCAAGAAGCCGGGTGTGCGCTATACCGGTCTGTGGTTGAACCAACAAGGACTAGAGCGTGCTTACAAGTCTCAGCTCGATATCATCGGTGCCATTCGGGTTACTGCGTCGGAGAGCTTCTCCGTAAACAACACCAACAAGAACATTCAGCAAACGCTGGATGAGCAGCGCGCTTGGTTGAAGTCGTATGCCGAGCACGACGTCCCGGTAGAGTGGGGCTACGTCATGACAGCGTTCGGGTGTAACTACGAGGGGTATATGCCGATTCCGCAAGTCGTGCGGATGGTTGGCGAGGTGCTGGATCTTGCTAATGAAGCCGACGTGCAGCTGAAAGGCGTCTACTTGGCTGATACCGTGGGTTGGGCTAATCCGCTGATGATGGAAAAAACCATCGGCGCGGTGCGTGAAAAATGGCCTGATCTTCCGCTGGCCCTCCACCTCCACGATACCCGTGGTACCGGGCTTGCTAACGTCTATGCTGCGCTCAAATTAGGGGTGGCGAAGTTCGATAGCTCTTGTGCAGGGTTGGGCGGCTGTCCATTCGCGGGCCACCGTGGCGCTGCCGGAAATATCTGCACTGAAGACTTGGTGTTCATGTGTGAGGAGATGGGGATTGAGACCGGTGTCGATCTTGACGCGCTAATCAAAGTCGCCCACCTTGCCGAAGACATTTTTGGTCGGCAGCTGCCGGGTAAGGTGATGCACGGCGGTAGCCTGAATCGGTACAAGAAGACTTAA
- a CDS encoding cupin domain-containing protein, giving the protein MAVTTPNVPGIEGLSELASRYINVDSLPWKPTPTPGIDMKILLQDKESGLLTALFRWAPGTRLPLHEHVEVEQTYVLEGSIVDDEGEVVAGDFVWRPRGNRHLARSPNGALVLSFFLRPNKFLEGEHAGQNLE; this is encoded by the coding sequence ATGGCTGTTACCACCCCAAACGTGCCAGGTATCGAAGGTCTGTCAGAGCTCGCCTCGCGCTACATCAATGTTGATTCGCTCCCTTGGAAGCCCACCCCAACACCCGGGATCGACATGAAAATCCTGCTGCAGGACAAAGAAAGCGGCCTGCTTACGGCACTTTTCCGCTGGGCGCCTGGTACACGCCTGCCTCTGCATGAGCATGTCGAGGTTGAACAGACCTACGTGCTTGAGGGCAGCATCGTCGACGACGAAGGTGAGGTGGTCGCCGGTGATTTTGTATGGCGCCCGCGCGGTAACCGGCACCTGGCCCGCTCGCCGAATGGCGCGCTGGTGCTTTCTTTCTTCCTTCGCCCGAACAAGTTCCTGGAAGGCGAACACGCAGGCCAGAATCTGGAGTAG
- a CDS encoding acetyl-CoA carboxylase biotin carboxylase subunit, translating to MTEQKLLIANRGEIACRVIRSAKALGIPTVAVYSEADADSQHVKAADEAFLIGPSKAAESYLDAEKVLRVAKENGVTLVHPGYGFLSENTDFSDACAAAGITFIGPTAEVIRAMGDKQRSRHLAIKAGVPVQPAAENVTAEDPEALVNAARVVGYPLLVKASAGGGGIGLKPVHSPADLVEAVAATQRMAERAFGDGTVFLEKLIESARHIEVQIFGFGNGEAVHLYERDCSIQRRYQKVLEESPAPNVPAEVLAHMADAAVNLAKLCRYDGAGTVEFLYDEKSKSYFFLEMNTRIQVEHPVTEAVTGVDLVEAQIRHALGEDVASELTQQSIQRNGHAIEARLYAESPEKKFMPAPGLIETLEVPQVEGVRIDGGFVAGDRITPFYDPMIMKIIAHGKDRAQAITRLEKALTELKISGLKTNRHFLLRVLAEPAYLEAKVHTRFIDEHSESLFAVAAEQTV from the coding sequence GTGACAGAACAAAAACTACTGATCGCGAATCGCGGCGAGATTGCCTGCCGTGTGATTCGCTCCGCCAAGGCTCTCGGAATTCCTACCGTTGCGGTGTACTCCGAGGCAGATGCTGACTCTCAGCATGTGAAGGCTGCTGATGAGGCTTTTCTGATTGGCCCGTCCAAAGCGGCGGAAAGCTATCTAGATGCGGAGAAGGTGCTGCGGGTAGCTAAAGAAAACGGGGTGACGCTGGTTCACCCGGGCTACGGGTTTCTCTCCGAGAACACCGACTTCTCCGACGCTTGTGCCGCTGCCGGCATAACCTTCATTGGCCCAACCGCCGAAGTAATTAGGGCTATGGGCGACAAGCAGCGCTCTCGTCACCTCGCTATCAAGGCGGGTGTCCCAGTTCAGCCAGCTGCTGAAAACGTGACTGCAGAAGATCCCGAAGCACTGGTTAATGCGGCGCGAGTTGTGGGATATCCGCTGTTGGTGAAAGCTTCCGCCGGGGGAGGGGGAATCGGCTTGAAGCCTGTGCATTCGCCAGCTGACCTTGTGGAGGCTGTGGCTGCTACCCAACGGATGGCAGAGCGTGCATTCGGTGACGGCACTGTGTTCCTGGAAAAGCTGATTGAGAGTGCGCGCCACATCGAAGTGCAGATATTCGGGTTCGGCAATGGTGAGGCGGTACACCTTTACGAGCGCGATTGCTCGATCCAGCGCCGCTATCAGAAAGTATTGGAGGAGTCCCCTGCGCCCAATGTGCCAGCCGAGGTTCTGGCGCACATGGCTGATGCAGCTGTGAATCTGGCCAAGCTGTGCCGTTACGATGGCGCCGGCACAGTCGAATTCCTATATGACGAGAAATCGAAATCCTATTTCTTCCTGGAGATGAATACGCGTATTCAGGTAGAGCATCCTGTTACCGAAGCGGTGACCGGCGTCGACTTGGTTGAAGCGCAGATTCGCCATGCGCTGGGCGAGGACGTTGCCTCCGAGCTGACGCAGCAGTCGATTCAGCGCAATGGACATGCCATTGAGGCGCGGCTTTATGCTGAGTCGCCGGAGAAGAAGTTCATGCCTGCGCCTGGCCTCATCGAAACGCTGGAGGTGCCGCAGGTGGAGGGTGTGCGGATCGATGGTGGTTTTGTTGCGGGAGATCGAATCACTCCTTTCTACGACCCGATGATCATGAAGATCATTGCTCACGGTAAGGATCGTGCGCAGGCGATTACTCGCCTGGAAAAAGCGCTGACCGAACTCAAAATTTCCGGTCTCAAGACGAATCGCCACTTCCTGCTTCGCGTACTGGCTGAGCCTGCGTATCTGGAGGCGAAAGTGCACACCCGCTTCATCGATGAGCACAGCGAGAGCCTCTTCGCTGTCGCTGCTGAACAGACAGTTTAA
- a CDS encoding enoyl-CoA hydratase/isomerase family protein, translated as MSTTQLLVERQGPRATIILSNPAKRNAIATATASALVDTLLKLDGEQDIRVIVITGEGDCFSSGGDLDEFLSTVDAGGTQLWETGEPWQRLFSVIPTLSKPVIARVVGPAMAGACGLVAACDFAYCTEGAKFGSPEVKIGLFPLFILPALLSRLGDRHALDLALTGRTIDAQEAYRMGLVNQVASADEIDVLVDQLVKSFTHLEPATVRRGKHAFNKISSVGLMEGLELARGMRPAFMCSEELRRGIEKFFAKKEVKA; from the coding sequence TTGAGCACAACGCAGCTTCTGGTCGAGCGCCAAGGCCCCCGCGCTACCATCATCTTGAGCAACCCTGCCAAGCGAAATGCGATCGCCACCGCCACTGCCAGCGCGCTGGTCGACACCTTGCTGAAGCTGGATGGCGAACAGGACATCCGAGTCATTGTGATCACAGGCGAAGGCGACTGCTTTTCCTCCGGCGGTGACCTCGACGAGTTCCTTTCGACTGTCGACGCAGGTGGTACTCAGCTGTGGGAAACAGGCGAGCCATGGCAACGTCTGTTTAGCGTGATTCCCACCCTGAGCAAGCCCGTGATCGCTCGCGTGGTTGGCCCGGCAATGGCCGGGGCGTGCGGGCTGGTAGCCGCGTGCGACTTCGCTTACTGCACCGAGGGCGCCAAGTTCGGCTCGCCTGAAGTGAAGATCGGCCTCTTCCCTCTATTCATTCTTCCGGCGCTTCTGAGCCGCCTGGGAGATCGTCATGCGCTGGATCTCGCGCTTACCGGCCGCACCATCGATGCGCAGGAGGCCTACCGCATGGGGCTCGTAAATCAAGTCGCTTCGGCTGATGAGATAGACGTCCTGGTAGACCAGCTCGTGAAAAGTTTCACGCACCTGGAGCCCGCAACTGTCCGCCGCGGCAAGCACGCATTTAACAAGATCTCATCCGTTGGCCTGATGGAAGGCTTGGAGCTGGCCCGCGGCATGCGCCCAGCCTTCATGTGCTCAGAAGAGCTGCGCCGCGGTATTGAGAAATTTTTTGCCAAAAAAGAGGTGAAGGCATGA
- a CDS encoding acyl-CoA carboxylase subunit beta — MSGYENVKELQRRVEIARAGGSDKAKEKHQAQGKILVRDRLNMLFDNGEYLEDGLLVGASRGMPGDAVVTAIGKINGQEVAVIANDMTVKAGTWGYHTFRKIVRMQEIAVDAKMPIIYLVDSAGARIDSQFDCYLGRIAWGNIFYTQVQISGVVPQVCVMFGPSPAGSAYVPALCDLVIMVDKQATAYLGSPRLAEAAIGEKVTEEQMGGARMHCAMSGLGDYLAQNEEEALKAAADYLRFFPSHNSQLPPLREPKLPGSKRSITEIVPPDQNRPFDVKELVESLVDEGSIFEVKALFAKEIYTAFAYLGGRPVGIIANNSKNKGGVLFNDSADKATRFIWACNAFNVPLLFLQDISGYMIGSAVEKAGIIRHGAKLLHAVCEAKVPRISVMVRKGYGGGYLGMSGGPTMPDAQLALPGAMPALMGPEAAINAIHYNEIQALEGEARAAFIDEKQKAYAKDINAFDPADQFSFEAVIDPDDLRDELIKRFALYSRREIPRIDRRNGIYPV; from the coding sequence ATGAGCGGTTACGAGAATGTGAAAGAACTGCAACGTCGCGTCGAAATCGCACGCGCTGGTGGTTCCGACAAAGCCAAAGAAAAACATCAAGCTCAGGGCAAGATCCTGGTTCGCGATCGCCTCAACATGCTCTTCGACAATGGCGAATACCTTGAAGACGGCCTGCTGGTTGGTGCCTCCCGCGGCATGCCAGGTGACGCTGTGGTCACTGCGATCGGCAAGATCAATGGCCAGGAAGTCGCGGTCATTGCAAACGACATGACGGTCAAAGCCGGCACCTGGGGTTATCACACCTTCCGCAAAATCGTGCGCATGCAAGAAATTGCCGTCGACGCCAAAATGCCCATCATCTACCTGGTGGACAGCGCCGGAGCACGCATCGATAGCCAGTTCGACTGCTACCTGGGCCGTATCGCCTGGGGCAATATTTTCTACACCCAAGTACAGATTTCGGGCGTGGTACCACAAGTCTGTGTGATGTTTGGCCCCTCGCCTGCAGGCTCCGCATATGTGCCGGCGCTGTGCGACCTAGTCATCATGGTCGACAAGCAAGCTACCGCTTACCTTGGCTCGCCACGCCTGGCTGAAGCGGCCATCGGTGAAAAGGTAACCGAGGAGCAGATGGGCGGCGCACGCATGCACTGTGCCATGAGTGGCCTGGGTGACTACCTCGCGCAGAACGAAGAAGAAGCGCTCAAAGCCGCCGCGGATTACCTGCGTTTCTTCCCGAGCCATAACAGCCAGCTACCGCCGCTGCGGGAACCAAAACTGCCCGGTTCGAAGCGCTCGATCACCGAAATTGTTCCACCCGACCAAAACCGTCCTTTTGACGTGAAAGAGCTGGTCGAATCGCTCGTGGACGAAGGCTCGATCTTCGAAGTAAAAGCCCTGTTTGCCAAAGAGATCTACACCGCATTTGCTTACCTGGGCGGCCGACCAGTAGGGATCATCGCGAACAACTCGAAGAACAAAGGCGGTGTGCTGTTTAACGACAGCGCCGACAAAGCAACCCGCTTTATCTGGGCTTGCAACGCATTCAACGTTCCGCTGCTTTTCCTGCAGGACATCAGCGGCTACATGATTGGCAGCGCTGTAGAAAAGGCCGGCATCATCCGCCATGGCGCCAAACTGCTGCATGCAGTCTGCGAGGCAAAAGTCCCACGCATTTCCGTCATGGTTCGTAAGGGTTATGGCGGCGGTTACCTCGGCATGTCCGGCGGCCCAACCATGCCTGATGCTCAGTTGGCACTGCCAGGCGCCATGCCTGCCCTCATGGGCCCAGAGGCTGCAATCAACGCTATTCACTACAACGAGATCCAGGCACTGGAGGGCGAGGCGCGCGCGGCATTCATCGATGAGAAGCAGAAGGCGTACGCCAAAGACATCAACGCCTTTGATCCCGCTGACCAATTCTCCTTCGAGGCAGTTATCGATCCCGATGACCTGCGTGATGAGCTGATCAAGCGCTTCGCCCTTTACAGCCGCCGTGAAATTCCACGGATCGATCGCCGCAACGGCATCTATCCGGTTTAA
- a CDS encoding biotin/lipoyl-binding carrier protein, whose amino-acid sequence MSEIKAPMAGNIWKINVQVGQEVNFGDEVIIMESMKMEIPVEADDSGVVKEIKVAENDTVDDGNVLIILG is encoded by the coding sequence ATGAGCGAAATCAAAGCTCCTATGGCCGGCAACATCTGGAAGATCAACGTCCAGGTCGGTCAAGAGGTCAACTTCGGCGACGAGGTCATCATCATGGAGTCCATGAAGATGGAGATTCCAGTTGAGGCCGATGATTCCGGCGTCGTTAAAGAAATCAAGGTCGCGGAGAACGATACCGTCGATGACGGTAACGTCCTCATCATCCTTGGATAA